tgtttttctttataaaaagggaaaaaaattgccCCATTTCCCAGGAATCAAACTGAACATTAAGTTAGAAACCGTGTTTCATGAGTAGTATGTTAAATCTAGAGGAGTAAGCTCAGAAAAGCGATCTCACCAGCATTATAGGGGAAAATTTATGTTCCATCTAGTTGCTActgagaaaatgtgggaaagGAAGAGAgataaaaacatatatttattggattttggaagaaaattttcaaaacctcaaGTTCCATAGCATGTTCTCTACCTTTTGATGTTGTTAAAGAGAtcatcattgttttcttttcaaattccatATGAGATTTTTTATGAATGATATGTTAATCTCTATAGTGCTCTCACTTCCATAAGAATTTCTTCTTATGTGATCAGTGGAATGTTTGAGATTTGTTATTtttcctctgccttctccttTCCTATGTTTGAAGGCTTAAACTACAATAAGAAGAATAGGATGGGAAAAATGTAAGCTCTGTGGACGCATGGATTTGGGCTCTTGAAATTTGCATTGGAGACCCCAAATCCAAATCCCCAGtttggttttttatatttgaatgtaAATCAAATTTAGCAGACCCCAAATCCAATAAAAGAATTCCTTCTTCTGAGCAATCTTTTGGAATTCCATGAAATTTGAATTCTGAATCAAATCCACTGTAACCTGAATGAAACTATAAGGAAAGTTGGCTTCTTTGCCAGTACCCATTTGTTAGTGATCTGGAAGGAAGGAGAAATTTCTCATGGTAATCTGCAATATTCTGATTCTAGATTGACTTGAGATTGGTGAATTTTCAGGATCAAACTATGAGGTTGCTTCTATCTATCAGAAAACATCCTTAAAAGAATTTGTGGTGTGAATGGAAATAACAGGTTGGGGTTACACCAGAGGGAGTTGAAGTTCCACGAAGTCTGGTTGACGAAGAAATGCAAGTGAAGTTAAGAGCAATTCCCAAGAGTTCCAACCATCCACCCCCACGGGACCAGATCCTAAGTGGCGATACATGTGGAGAGTAGGCCCCCGGCCATCAAACACCCGCTTCCAGGTTTTGCTCCTTTCTCTTCGCTTtcagatttttaataataaattaactatttatttttaattgacatCCTTCTTGTACAGGAACTTAATTCAGCACCTGTTATACCTGAAGGTTTTCCTGAATGGCAAGACACAATGGACTCCTGGGGATACAAAATGATATCAGCAATAGAGGTTAGCTATTagtgtttttgttattttttcatgtaaattCTCTTCTGCATGCATTTTATGGGATCACTGatttttacacattttttttactCAGGTTGTTGCTGAAATGGCAGCAATTGGGTTTGGCTTGCCAAAGGATGCATTCACTTCTCTTATGAAGCAGGTGAATAATGTTTAagatttcactttttctttaccTATGTCTCTCCATCAATCTCTAATACATTCTTTATGTACTGTTTTAATTTCGAAAGCAGTAAATCAAAACATTGAAAGAATTGATGACTGCAAATAGTTTAATCAGACAgcattaaaaataatgtttgtgGAGGATTGCAAATAATCCATAACCTTCAGACTTGTTCCTACTTCCAGTGGAAATTCCCATGTTCCTCATGGTGGGATGAGTAATATTTGAGTTTCACTTATTAGCACTCTATTTGTTGCCTGCTTTATTGCTCCAAATGCTACCAATACCTTGTTTTAGTAATCTCTTTCTTTATTCTTCTGAGTGAGAACTGAAGTATTAAGTTCCTTCTCTTGATTCCCTTATTTTTTGATTCTTTCTAATCACTGAGTTCTTGTTGGTCATTCCCATGTTTTTTTAGGGAATTCTTTGTTatcttctctttattttttttagtgcaTTTCTTACTTCTCAACTTTATATGCTCTTTCTAACAAGTGCCTTTTCACTGCAAACACCAGGGACCACATCTTCTTGCTCCCACCGGGAGTGACCTCCAACGTTATGGTCAAGTGGGAGCTGTGTTTGCAGGATATCACTATGACCTCAACTTTTTAACAATTCACGGAAGAAGTAGATTCCCTGGGCTGAACATTTGGCTAAGAAATGGACAGAAAGTGGAAGTAAAGGTTCCTATAGGATGTCTCCTTATCCAGACTGGAAAGCAGGTAAGGGCATTGTGACCATTGTTTAATGCTTAATGATGAGGGTGTTCACTTGTTAGTTTGTCAGCTAGTTGCCATTTGCCACCTGAACTTCTCTTTATCTTAAGCAATGAACAGTCAATAAATAATTATCACAATGCTGAAAGCATGTTTTCTTAAAGCAAGACGCACAATTGCTATCTTAACCATGGAAATGTCGAAACATATTCAATGGCCCCTAATGATAATCATAAAGATCAGATGAATTAAGTCAACAGTTCAGTTGCATTCTATCCAATGTCTATCTGATGGTGTGATTATCCGATTATTGAAGTTTTCATTTCAAATGCACTatgcattcaaataaaatgTAGCAACTTATTTTGATGCAAAGAACTAGAGAAATCATCTCTAAAAGTTGTAGTAATACAAGTTAAAACAAAAATGTGTGCCTTTATCATGGTCTATTCAGGATTAACGCTTCAAGTTTGTTGACAATTATCAGATATGACACATTTTTGAGGCTTTACCATTAGTGTATTCCTTTTACACTACTTCAATGTGCAGATAGAATGGCTAACAGCTGGAGACTGCATAGCTGGCATGCATGAAGTCGTTGTGACTGAAAGGACAATTGATGCAATTAAACTAGCAACCCAGCAAAATCGTAGCCTGTGGAGAGTATCCTCAACAGTGAGTGAATCCAATCCATATATTCAACATCATCCTCGTCCTTATTCATGAACTTGGTATCTTCAAAGTGAACTTATTGTCAAGGCTCTCTTATGCTTTATCTGTCTTTCTTTGTCATATCCAGTTGTTTGCACACATTGCATCTGATGCTGTACTGAAGCCTTTAGGCCATTTTGCGGAATCCCCACTTGCAGCAAGATATCCATCCATGTGTGCAGGAGAATTTGTTGAACAAGAGCTTGCGATTATCAATCTAAAAGGAAACAAAGCAGAGCCTTAATAATTGTAATCTGAAAAATATTCTGTACTTTTTCATGGTTATTTTGATGAAACGACTTGCCATAAAGCAGGTTGAGTCAATGCCATTCATTGCTCAGAAAAATTGGAGCATTGTTCTTCcataaaataccaaaatttcaGAAATGAGCTTGTAATACTAAATCCTCATGGAAAACTTTATTGGTTTTAGCGGGAGTTGGATTGGTGATTTATCGTGGTTTTGCCCTCCAAAATGATAACTTGTTTTGGTCATTCAACGTAGATCAAGCCCCCGACCATATTTCTAGTTCATTGACTTACTATTGTCTTTTGGTTCAgcatatctaatattttatcctTCCATGGGAGGCAATGCATTTCTGCTTCAAGTTCCAGGACTGCAAGGACTCACAAAAGGTGGGTTTATGAACTGCTTCACCAGCACACACCCTTCACATTCCTGGCATTTTTTCTATGAAGCAGGTCAGTAGCAGAGCAGAGCTGCCATAACATGGCATGATCAGTGTGATCTCAGGTTAGGAGAGACACGCAGATTGGCATGAACCCAATCTATCTGTCTATATATCAAAGGCCTTTTTGAAGCCCATTCTTTGCCCAGGAAAAGACGGTTACAGAGATCGAATTTCAAATTTCAGTTCAAACATGAAGCTTTCACACTCCAAATTTTCAGTGCCAGTGCTGGTGTTTTTGTTGATCATAGCAGGTTTAGTGGGGCAAGGGCAAGGCACTACTTGTGGGACCTCTTTCTTCTCTGCTCTCATTCAGATGATACCTTGTAGAGCAGCAGTCGCTCCATTCAGCCCCATCCCGCCAAGTGAAGCCTGCTGTAACGCTGTGAGAACACTGGGCCAGCCCTGTCTGTGCGTGCTCATAAACGGCCCTCCTATATCTGGCGTTGATCGGAACATGGCCATGCTGCTCCCAGAGAAGTGCACCACCAACTTTGATCCATGTactccctctctccctccctcccccaTGCCCTTCTTCTTTGATGTTCTTTTCATATGATATAGCTATTGTTTCATCACTTTTGTTTCGGTTGATGCAGGTGAGATGGAAAAGTAGAGAAGTAGAAGCCTATAGAGCCAGGAAAGAGCAATAGAGAACTATCACCTTCTtatgctgctgctgctgctactACTAATAAGAGAATAACCATTGAGATGAAGCACTTTTAGGTCTTTTTAACTTTGCTCTTGTAATTTTCCTATCTACTATTGTCTTTCCCACATTGCTTAGTTCATAATATGTATGGTTGCTTTTCTCTTGGTTTGCAGTATATCTTTCTCTCCAACCCCATCTTATTCTACTTCTTCTTCGTTTTCCTCTTAATAAATCATAGATGATGATGACCCATTGATAATTTTGATTAGTCGTGctaatcaaataatttgaaaaataaaagacataCTCTAATAGCGATGATATGACTACCAAAAAATTGGGAAAGGGACAACATGAAATCATGGTGCACTTGCATTTAGCCTAAACAGTGTACGATGGGCAAACCATTGAATTATCCAATTATGATCTAGTCAGAGGCTCAAAAAAAATCTGAGCACCAAGTAAACATTAGCAGGAAGCAATGGGCACCTTTACTGATCTCCAATACTATAccatcttcttcatcctctCCTTCATTTCAACCCTCCTGCTAAGATCCTTCCTGAACAGAATCACAACACCAACTACCCGTCTTGGCCTCCCACCTAGCCCACCGGCTCTTCCCATCATCGGCCACCTCCGCCTCCACTTCCTTTCTTCATCCATATACAAATCCTTCCACAGCCTCTCCACCCAATATGGCCCCTCCTTTATCTCCATTTTGGGGCCTCCAGGTGCCTACTTGTTTCTTCAGCAGCAATGGCTGCTGAGATCTTCAAAACAAACGATCTCGCCTTTGCTAGTCGCCCTAGGTTAGCTTTTGCCGATAAACTACCTTATGGAACCTCTAGTTTTATCACAGCTGAGTATGGAGATTACTGGAGGTTCATGAAGAAACTGTGCGTGACGGAGCTGCTTGGAGTCAAGCAACTTGAACGCTCACGGGTAGTTAGAAGAGAAGAACTGGATTGTTTCTTGAAGAAATTGGTGGAGAGTGGTGAGAATGGTGAGGCTGTGGATGTTAGGGCTGAGGTGATGAAGCTCACAAACCACAGTACATGCCGGGTGATTCTGAGCGCAAGGTGTTCAGAGGACAATGATGAAGCTGAAAGGTTGATAGAGATGGTGACGGAGTGTGTTGAGTTGGCTGTAAAGATGTCTTTTGGGGATGTGTTTGGCCCTCTGAAGAGGTTGGGTTTCTGGATCTATGGGAGGAAAGCCGTAGAGCTGACACTGAGGTATGATGAGATTCTGGAGAAGATGTTGAAGGAGCACGAAGAGAGGGGAAAGAGAGAAGACAAGGATTTGATGGATGTTCTCTTAGAGGTTTATCAAGATGATAAGGCTGGGATGAAGCTCAACAGAACCCATATCAAGGCTTTCATTCTGGTAAGTCCACATATGCCTTTTGGTTCTCTAACAAATTGGGGATTAAACAAGGATTTAGGTAGGATTTGACACAGAATTTGCCAACTAACTTAACCCGACGGGATTTTTCTTGAGCCTCGTCCCTTCACAAAGGGAGTCCCTCTGAATATGTTCTATCCTTAGGCCCATCCTCCTCACACTAGCCAAGagagacataaaataaatgggaaGATCGATTTGACAAATTGCTCTTGATTAAGTCTTCCTTCTTTTAAAGGGTATTGTCTCATCGAGAATTTTTTCTGCACCATATCCACTCCCAACAGTGAAAATATTGTATGCTTGATGCTTAAAAGGGTGCTCACAattttaaaacgcatctacatGTTTAAGATCAAGGAGCTCATACGTAtgtgtgtgtctatatatatatatatatatatatatataactttaaatttttttcttctatttaataTGAGACATCATAGTCGCCTTTCACAATCCTATAAGATATAAAGAGAAACGTGATTGTAATATCCTACcgaaaaaagtttttgatatcTATACGATTAGGAGAAAGTTGTTAGACACACCCTCATTGGTTGCAGCCTAACATGGAAGAAACACCCATCACATTTGCAACTTGCCCTAATCGAAGGTATTAGATCACTTACTTAGTTTGATATTagcttcaaaccacatgaatGTCGAGCATGGTACTCTAACTACTATTCATTAGCATTGCTCACACTATCTTTGTGCCAGGAACTCTTTATGGCAGGCACCAATACCTCAGCAGAAAGCATGCAATGGACAATAGCCGAGCTCATTAACCATCCTGATGTGTTCAAGAAGGTCCGGGAAGAGATAGAGTTAGCAGTCGGACGCACTAGACTTGTTGAGGAATCAGACATCCCAAACCTTCCCTACTTGCAAGCAGTTGTTAAGGAAACACTGAGACTACACCCTCCAGCGCCAGTGGCCACAAGAGAATGCCGCAAAAACTGTAAAATTGGTGGATTCAATATACCCGAAAAGACTGCAGTAGCAATCAATCTGTATGCTATTATGAGGGATCCAGAGATATGGGATGATCCTACTGAGTTTAGGCCAGAGAGGTTCTTGGTTCCCTCAAAAGAACAAGTGGATTTAGACCAAACTAAGGGgcaaaacttcaattttgtcCCATTTGGGGGTGGAAGAAGAGGGTGTCCAGGGACATTGTTGGCGTTTGCCATGATGAATACTACAGTAGCAGCTATAGTTCAATGCTTTGATTGGAAGCTTGGTGGAGATGGTGATGGGGGTAAGGTTGATATGCAGTCAGGACCAGGCCTGTCCTTGAGCATGCTTCACCCACTCAAATGCCATCCTATAGTTCACTTCAACCCATTTGAGGGATAGGGATAGCTTCTGTATCACTCACTCTTATGTGGGTATCTATTTGATTCTCTCGAAAGGGCAGTACTATCATCTAAGTCCTGGGTTTTTCAAAGCTCTCCAGCTATATATCTGAATATGGCATTCCCTCCCGAAGAACAAAATCTGTATTCTGTATTCTGTATTGATACAGGTCATGGTCTCTTACTCTATGCTTTTTGGTGACCAAAAGAACTCTAGACTCCAGAGCCGCTGCCATGAATCATTTCACCTAGTTGGTAGCCAAAGTCATTTTAGGAATCTGTTGGTTGATTTGTCATTTCCTACAACTTTCAAGGTAGAAAGACAATGATTTAAACCAACTTCGAGAAACTTTGATCATCCTATCCGAACGGAAACATAAAGATTaagtaatttgaaaaattacgagaaaatgttaaataaaaattaatatttattatttaataacttaaatta
This DNA window, taken from Vitis riparia cultivar Riparia Gloire de Montpellier isolate 1030 chromosome 13, EGFV_Vit.rip_1.0, whole genome shotgun sequence, encodes the following:
- the LOC117929241 gene encoding LOW QUALITY PROTEIN: cytochrome P450 705A5-like (The sequence of the model RefSeq protein was modified relative to this genomic sequence to represent the inferred CDS: deleted 2 bases in 1 codon), whose amino-acid sequence is MGTFTDLQYYTIFFILSFISTLLLRSFLNRITTPTTRLGLPPSPPALPIIGHLRLHFLSSSIYKSFHSLSTQYGPLYLHFGASRCLLVSSAAMAAEIFKTNDLAFASRPRLAFADKLPYGTSSFITAEYGDYWRFMKKLCVTELLGVKQLERSRVVRREELDCFLKKLVESGENGEAVDVRAEVMKLTNHSTCRVILSARCSEDNDEAERLIEMVTECVELAVKMSFGDVFGPLKRLGFWIYGRKAVELTLRYDEILEKMLKEHEERGKREDKDLMDVLLEVYQDDKAGMKLNRTHIKAFILELFMAGTNTSAESMQWTIAELINHPDVFKKVREEIELAVGRTRLVEESDIPNLPYLQAVVKETLRLHPPAPVATRECRKNCKIGGFNIPEKTAVAINLYAIMRDPEIWDDPTEFRPERFLVPSKEQVDLDQTKGQNFNFVPFGGGRRGCPGTLLAFAMMNTTVAAIVQCFDWKLGGDGDGGKVDMQSGPGLSLSMLHPLKCHPIVHFNPFEG
- the LOC117929243 gene encoding protein LIM1-like — protein: MKLSHSKFSVPVLVFLLIIAGLVGQGQGTTCGTSFFSALIQMIPCRAAVAPFSPIPPSEACCNAVRTLGQPCLCVLINGPPISGVDRNMAMLLPEKCTTNFDPCEMEK